The following are encoded together in the Mustela nigripes isolate SB6536 chromosome 11, MUSNIG.SB6536, whole genome shotgun sequence genome:
- the MOGAT3 gene encoding 2-acylglycerol O-acyltransferase 3 yields the protein MHMHSLQPPSSAQRPGASPNRLTLSVQRSFWRLLALRIQGSPSPHTRNRPAAPGGPEGLVPPARKTSCSAQTFLDCARGPGAPVGRGQRLRQASAQTSRGPTMKSVQKQWLEVVGAYQYVLTFLFLGPFFSLLIFFLLFTSFWWVSVLYLVWLCLDWDTPKQGGRRFEWIRNLAMWRHVRDYYPVKLVKTAELPPDRNYVLSVHPHGIMCVGAFCNFSTDVTGFSKKFPGIQTSMTGLGVLFHLPVYREYLMSYGLRPVSRQSLDFILSQPQRGQAVIIMVGGAQESLYAVPGKHCLILRNRKGFVRLALRHGASLVPVYSFGENDIFKFKAFATNSWQYLCQITFKRIMGFSPCIFWGQGLFSANSWGLLPFARPITTVVGRPIPVPQRLDPTEEEVDHYHMLFMEALEQLFEDHKESCGVPASTHLTFI from the exons ATGCATATGCATTCCCTGCAACCTCCCAGCTCCGCCCAGCGGCCAGGGGCCAGCCCAAACCGACTAACACTGTCAGTTCAAAGATCATTCTGGAGGCTTCTTGCGCTCCGGATCCAGGGATCTCCCTCTCCACACACACGCAACAGACCCGCAGCACCGGGAGGCCCCGAGGGTTTGGTCCCTCCGGCAAGAAAGACTTCCTGCAGCGCCCAAACCTTCCTCGATTGTGCTCGGGGTCCTGGAGCCCCCGTTGGCAGAGGGCAGCGACTGCGACAGGCATCTGCACAGACCAGCCGTGGCCCCACCATGAAGTCCGTGCAGAAACAGTGGCTAGAAGTAGTGGGCGCCTACCAATACGTGCTCACTTTCCTCTTCCTGG GGccgttcttctctcttctcattttcttcctcctcttcacgTCCTTCTGGTGGGTCTCTGTTCTGTACCTGGTGTGGCTCTGCCTGGACTGGGACACACCCAAGCAAG GTGGAAGGCGCTTTGAGTGGATAAGGAACTTGGCCATGTGGAGACATGTCAGGGATTATTATCCTGTCAAG CTGGTGAAAACCGCAGAGTTGCCCCCTGACCGCAACTATGTGCTGAGTGTCCACCCACACGGGATCATGTGCGTGGGAGCCTTCTGCAATTTCTCCACCGACGTCACCGGCTTCTCCAAGAAGTTCCCCGGGATTCAGACCTCAATGACAGGGCTGGGCGTCCTCTTCCACCTTCCCGTCTATCGTGAATACCTCATGTCCTATG GACTGCGTCCTGTGAGCCGGCAGAGCCTGGACTTTATCCTGTCACAGCCCCAGCGTGGGCAGGCTGTCATCATTATGGTTGGGGGTGCCCAGGAGTCCCTGTATGCCGTCCCGGGGAAGCACTGCCTCATTCTCCGCAATCGCAAAGGCTTTGTGCGCCTGGCACTGAGGCACGG agcCTCCCTGGTACCTGTGTACTCCTTTGGGGAGAATGACATCTTCAAATTTAAGGCCTTTGCCACAAATTCCTGGCAGTATCTGTGTCAGATCACCTTTAAGAGGATCATGGGCTTTTCTCCTTGCATCTTCTGGGGCCAGGGGCTCTTCTCGGCCAACTCCTGGGGCCTGCTCCCCTTCGCCAGGCCCATCACCACCGTGG tgGGCCGCCCCATCCCAGTGCCCCAGCGCCTGGACCCCACCGAGGAGGAAGTGGACCATTATCACATGCTTTTTATGGAGGCTCTGGAGCAACTCTTTGAGGACCACAAGGAAAGCTGCGGGGTCCCCGCTTCTACTCACCTCACCTTCATCTAG
- the PLOD3 gene encoding multifunctional procollagen lysine hydroxylase and glycosyltransferase LH3 gives MASSGPGLRLLPGLLLLLLLPPPPATSASDRPRGSDPVNPEKLLVITVATAETEGYRRFLRSAEFFNYTVRTLGLGEEWRGGDVARTVGGGQKVRWLKKEMEKYADREDMVIMFVDSYDVILAGSPSELLKKFVQTGSRLLFSAEGFCWPEWGLAEQYPEVGTGKRFLNSGGFIGFAPTIHQVVRQWKYKDDDDDQLFYTRLYLDPGLREKLSLNLDHKSRIFQNLNGALDEVVLKFDRNRVRIRNVAYDTLPVVVHGNGPTKLQLNYLGNYVPNGWTPQGGCGFCGRDRRTLPGGPPPRVLLAVFVEQPTPFLPRFLQRLLLLDYPPDRITLFLHNNEVYHEPHIADSWPQLQDHFSAVKLVGPEEALTPGEARDIAMDTCRQDPECEFYFSLDADAVLTNQQTLRILIEENRKVIAPMLSRHGKLWSNFWGALSPDEYYARSEDYVELVQRKRVGVWNVPYISQAYVIRGETLRTELPQREVFSGSDTDLDMAFCKSLRDKGIFLHLSNQHEFGRLLATSRYDTDHLHPDLWQIFDNPLDWKEQYIHENYSRALEGEGLVEQPCPDVYWFPLLSEQMCDELVEEMEHYGQWSGGRHEDSRLAGGYENVPTVDIHMKQVGYEDEWLQLLRTYVGPMTESLFPGYHTKTRAVMNFVVRYRPDEQPSLRPHHDSSTFTLNVALNHKGLDYEGGGCRFLRYDCIVSSPRKGWGLLHPGRLTHYHEGLPTTRGTRYIMVSFVDP, from the exons ATGGCCTCCTCCGGCCCGGGACTCCGGCTCCTGCCggggctcctgctgctgctgctgctgccgccgcctcCTGCAACCTCGGCCTCCGACCGTCCGCGGGGCAGCGACCCGGTCAACCCAG AGAAGCTGCTGGTGATCACGGTGGCCACAGCCGAGACGGAAGGATACCGGCGTTTCCTGCGGTCCGCGGAGTTCTTCAACTACACAGTGCGG accctGGGCTTGGGAGAGGAGTGGCGAGGGGGTGATGTGGCCCGAACAGTTGGTGGAGGACAGAAGGTCAGGTGGCTcaagaaggagatggagaaatacGCAGACCGGGAGGACATGGTCATCATGTTTGTGGACAG TTACGACGTGATTCTGGCTGGCAGCCCCTCGGAGCTGCTGAAGAAGTTTGTCCAGACCGGCAGCCGCCTGCTCTTCTCTGCGGAGGGCTTCTGCTGGCCCGAGTGGGGGCTGGCAGAGCAGTACCCTGAGGTGGGCACGGGGAAGCGCTTCCTCAACTCTGGTG GATTCATTGGCTTTGCCCCCACCATCCACCAAGTCGTCCGCCAGTGGAAGTACAAAGACGATGACGACGACCAGCTGTTCTATACACGACTCTACCTGGACCCGGGGCTCAGG GAGAAACTCAGCCTCAATCTGGATCATAAATCCCGGATCTTTCAGAACCTCAATGGGGCTTTAG ATGAGGTGGTTTTAAAGTTTGATCGGAACCGTGTGCGTATCCGGAATGTGGCCTATGACACACTTCCTGTCGTGGTCCATGGGAACGGTCCCACTAAG CTCCAGCTGAATTACCTGGGAAACTATGTCCCTAACGGCTGGACCCCCCAGGGAGGCTGTGGGTTCTGCGGCCGGGACCGGAGGACACTCCCGGGGGGG CCTCCCCCCCGGGTGCTTCTGGCTGTGTTTGTGGAACAACCTACCCCGTTCCTGCCCCGCTTCCTGCAGCGGCTGCTGCTCCTGGACTATCCCCCGGACAGGATCACCCTCTTCCTGCATAACAAC GAGGTGTACCATGAGCCCCACATCGCAGACTCCTGGCCCCAGCTCCAGGACCACTTCTCAGCTGTGAAGCTGGTGGGGCCAGAGGAGGCCCTGACGCCAGGCGAGGCCAGGGACATAGCCAT GGACACTTGTCGGCAGGACCCGGAGTGCGAATTCTACTTCAGCCTAGATGCCGACGCCGTCCTCACCAACCAGCAGACCCTGCGCATCCTCATCGAAGAGAACAG GAAGGTGATAGCGCCCATGCTGTCCCGTCACGGGAAGCTGTGGTCCAACTTCTGGGGAGCCCTGAGCCCCGACGAGTACTATGCACGCTCGGAGGACTACGTAGAGCTGGTACAGCGGAAGCGAGT GGGCGTGTGGAATGTGCCCTATATATCCCAGGCATACGTGATCCGTGGTGAGACCCTGAGGACAGAGCTGCCCCAGAGGGAGGTGTTCTCGGGCAGCGACACTGACCTCGACATGGCCTTCTGTAAGAGCCTGCGGGACAAG gGCATCTTTCTCCACCTGAGCAATCAGCACGAATTCGGCCGCCTCCTGGCCACTTCCCGGTACGACACCGACCATCTGCACCCTGATCTCTGGCAGATCTTCGACAACCCCCTG GACTGGAAGGAACAGTACATTCATGAGAACTACAGCCGGGCCCTCGAAGGGGAGGGACTTGTGGAGCAG CCGTGCCCAGACGTGTACTGGTTCCCGCTGCTGTCCGAGCAGATGTGCGACGAGCTGGTGGAGGAAATGGAGCACTACGGCCAGTGGTCAGGGGGCCGGCATGAG GACTCGAGGCTGGCCGGAGGTTACGAGAACGTGCCCACCGTGGACATCCACATGAAGCAGGTGGGCTATGAGGACGAGTGGCTACAGCTGCTGAGGACGTACGTGGGACCCATGACAGAGAGCCTGTTCCCAGGCTACCACACCAAG ACCCGGGCGGTGATGAACTTCGTGGTCCGCTACCGGCCGGACGAGCAGCCCTCTCTGCGGCCCCATCACGACTCGTCCACCTTCACCCTCAACGTGGCCCTCAACCACAAGGGCCTGGATTATGAG GGAGGTGGCTGTCGCTTCCTGCGTTATGACTGCATAGTCTCGTCCCCACGGAAGGGCTGGGGGCTCCTGCACCCCGGCCGCCTCACCCACTACCATGAGGGGCTGCCCACGACTCGGGGCACCCGCTATATCATGGTGTCCTTTGTCGACCCCTGA
- the NAT16 gene encoding LOW QUALITY PROTEIN: probable N-acetyltransferase 16 (The sequence of the model RefSeq protein was modified relative to this genomic sequence to represent the inferred CDS: inserted 4 bases in 3 codons; deleted 1 base in 1 codon) — MELPADIFQGPVNDREMKLEARCGAASSEVPKPENKAKSDAQPHSDAKAKPLGANPRSRSGPDAKAKPLVFVVXTEREFEEVLAISGGISSGLDDYVPSHYHSRLLDPDGTMVLAKRKGVIVLESVPLIDARETVLVEGLRVAPRERGKGVARQHLGVRVAQLTRDNQLGPRELKKYRPVTQQTQDPTPTSPLLGDPGTYSEARLLLSPSAQRDELPXGTIIQDWQPYRPRESSPRPLAAKAWSXARGQPRVLTLCTRPFPISRGGDGTWRYLNISAFGSDDAQVQSQLLRHLQPQAPHLAGLIVMCRLFLAPQLCSQLADFCQAGRGLELVKEQHLLEAAI; from the exons ATGGAACTACCAGCTGATATTTTTCAGGGACCCGTGAACGACAG GGAAATGAAGTTGGAAGCCAGGTGTGGTGCAGCCAGCTCAGAGGTCCCTAAGCCTGAAAACAAGGCCAAGTCAGATGCCCAGCCACATTCAGAC GCCAAGGCCAAGCCCTTGGGGGCCAACCCCAGGTCCAGATCCGGGCCTGACGCCAAGGCCAAGCCTTTGGTCTTCGTGG GCACAGAACGGGAGTTTGAGGAGGTGCTGGCCATCTCGGGGGGCATCTCCAGT GGCCTCGACGACTACGTTCCCAGCCACTACCACAGCCGGCTCCTGGATCCCGATGGCACCATGGTGCTGGCCAAGCGTAAAGGAGTG ATCGTTCTGGAGTCGGTGCCCTTGATCGACGCCAGGGAGACCGTGCTGGTGGAGGGGCTGCGCGTGGCGCCCAGGGAGCGCGGCAAAGGCGTAGCGCGACAGCACCTGGGGGTCAGGGTGGCACAGCTCACGCGGGACAACCAGCTGGGCCCCCGTGAGCTGAAGAAATACCGCCCAGTCACGCAGCAG ACCCAGGACCCCACACCGACCTCGCCCCTCCTTGGGGATCCAGGCACATATTCAGAGGCACGCCTCCTGCTGTCGCCCTCCGCACAGCGCGACGAGCTTC GAGGGACCATTATCCAGGACTGGCAGCCCTACCGGCCGAGGGAAAGCAGCCCGCGCCCGCTGGCGGCCAAGGCCTGGAG GGCGCGTGGACAGCCCCGCGTGCTCACGCTGTGCACGCGCCCCTTTCCCATCTCGCGTGGCGGTGACGGCACGTGGCGCTACCTCAACATCAGCGCCTTCGGCAGCGATGACGCGCAGGTGCAGAGCCAGCTTTTGCGGCATCTGCAGCCCCAGGCCCCGCACCTCGCCGGCCTCATCGTCATGTGCCGGCTTTTCCTAGCGCCCCAGTTATGCTCACAGCTGGCTGACTTCTGCCAGGCCGGCCGGGGGCTCGAGCTGGTCAAGGAGCAGCATCTGCTGGAGGCCGCCATCTAG